A part of Paraliobacillus zengyii genomic DNA contains:
- a CDS encoding DUF3231 family protein — protein MRSPKEMHLTSAELGYLWTGYSINEMSKWYLTVFREQAEDEEIKDLYTHALESANEILVERKKLLNNDGYPNAIGFSETDIDKSSAKLFSDRFLLHYLHNGTRLGLEFHSKSLASATRVDIRTYHRNCVLSTLQLHERVVDMLLNKGVYWRTPTLPAPSTPEYIQKPDYLNGWQGDKRPINSMELANLYQIMDLLMIIETMCRGFSQTSDSDEIVDLFQKGIKVAKKQYHALGELLEKDDLPIAPSLAAEITDSKKRVLSDRIMVTHVAGLLGSLLSQYGFSLGAAMKHDLVSTYSAQTVKAGAFSEKVTRFLIEKEWLEKVPGAKS, from the coding sequence ATGAGAAGCCCAAAAGAAATGCACCTTACCTCTGCTGAACTTGGTTATCTATGGACAGGTTATTCTATTAATGAAATGTCAAAGTGGTATTTAACCGTATTTCGTGAGCAAGCAGAGGATGAAGAAATAAAGGATTTATATACACATGCGCTAGAGAGTGCAAATGAAATCCTTGTCGAACGGAAAAAATTACTTAATAACGACGGGTATCCGAACGCAATTGGCTTTTCCGAAACGGATATTGATAAAAGCTCAGCTAAATTGTTTTCTGATCGTTTTTTACTGCACTATTTGCATAATGGTACTCGTCTAGGTCTTGAATTTCACTCCAAATCATTAGCTTCAGCAACAAGAGTAGATATTCGCACATATCATAGAAATTGTGTGCTATCTACTCTGCAACTACATGAGCGAGTAGTAGATATGCTTCTCAACAAAGGGGTGTATTGGAGAACGCCGACATTACCTGCCCCGTCGACTCCTGAGTATATTCAAAAACCTGATTATTTAAATGGGTGGCAGGGAGATAAACGCCCAATCAATAGTATGGAGCTTGCTAACCTTTATCAAATCATGGACCTCCTCATGATCATCGAAACAATGTGTAGAGGTTTTAGCCAAACTTCTGATTCTGACGAAATAGTTGATTTATTTCAGAAAGGGATAAAAGTAGCAAAAAAACAATACCATGCACTGGGTGAATTGTTAGAGAAGGATGATTTACCAATAGCCCCGAGTCTAGCAGCAGAAATAACAGACTCAAAGAAAAGAGTATTATCAGACCGAATCATGGTTACACATGTAGCTGGTTTACTTGGTTCTTTATTGTCCCAATATGGCTTTTCTCTCGGTGCTGCAATGAAACATGATTTAGTTTCAACGTATTCAGCACAAACTGTTAAAGCTGGCGCCTTTTCTGAAAAAGTCACCCGATTTCTGATCGAAAAAGAATGGTTGGAAAAGGTACCAGGAGCAAAATCCTGA
- a CDS encoding DUF1048 domain-containing protein, whose protein sequence is MRIFEKIVVSMNDKREWKEMEARAKALPSEYHNAYKAIQKYMWTAGGLTEWNDISRIFNGILDMFEEGAAEGKKVTDLTGEDVAAFCDELVKDSETWKDKYSAKLNNTIARD, encoded by the coding sequence ATGCGTATTTTTGAAAAAATTGTTGTTAGTATGAATGATAAGCGGGAATGGAAAGAGATGGAGGCACGTGCGAAGGCACTTCCAAGTGAATACCATAACGCTTACAAAGCGATCCAAAAATATATGTGGACAGCTGGTGGACTTACCGAATGGAATGACATTAGTCGTATCTTTAACGGCATTTTAGACATGTTTGAGGAAGGTGCAGCAGAAGGTAAGAAAGTCACTGACCTTACGGGTGAAGATGTGGCTGCTTTCTGTGATGAACTAGTGAAGGACTCGGAAACATGGAAGGACAAATATAGTGCTAAGTTAAACAATACGATTGCTCGTGACTAA
- a CDS encoding PadR family transcriptional regulator: protein MEYITEMLKGVLEGCVLEIISRGETYGYEITQQLRELGFTDVVEGTVYTITMRLEKNELVEIEKKASTKGPPRKFYTLNKAGQEQLETFWRKWEFVSNKINELKTKIK, encoded by the coding sequence TTGGAATATATCACAGAAATGTTGAAAGGGGTTCTTGAGGGGTGTGTGCTTGAAATCATCAGTCGTGGCGAAACTTACGGTTATGAAATTACGCAACAGCTACGAGAACTTGGCTTCACTGATGTGGTTGAAGGTACAGTTTATACGATTACCATGCGGCTTGAAAAAAACGAACTGGTAGAAATCGAGAAAAAAGCCTCCACTAAGGGACCACCAAGAAAATTTTATACACTAAATAAAGCAGGACAAGAACAGCTTGAAACTTTTTGGAGAAAGTGGGAATTTGTTTCAAATAAAATTAACGAACTCAAAACTAAAATAAAGTAA
- a CDS encoding nucleoside phosphorylase translates to MKLYGDFTKEDWLDTLGVGEDKIPLSFIIHGEWEHADNLEMWKEILKNDVWLPKWNTVTGKYNGTKVGFANVFGGPMTSSIVHQFGLAGTEMFIQTGYFGGLSHEVKYGDIFIVSEAVMQDGVSHWYLPKQEVVEANEELVRLAIDYCEKKGYSYSTGRVISTSAMLLETDEMANGWANKGYSGVDMETATTLAIAKKFNKKAIGLLNLSDHIIKGDTLYSYTEDRETLEMDTDDKIRDVALYLTSHQK, encoded by the coding sequence TTGAAGTTATATGGGGATTTTACGAAAGAAGATTGGTTGGATACACTTGGTGTTGGTGAAGACAAAATTCCTTTATCATTTATTATTCATGGTGAATGGGAACACGCGGATAATTTGGAAATGTGGAAGGAAATATTAAAAAATGACGTATGGCTACCTAAATGGAATACTGTAACAGGAAAATATAATGGAACTAAAGTCGGTTTTGCGAATGTTTTTGGAGGTCCGATGACAAGTTCGATAGTACACCAATTTGGTTTAGCTGGAACTGAAATGTTTATTCAAACTGGTTATTTTGGTGGATTATCACACGAAGTAAAATATGGAGATATTTTTATAGTCTCAGAAGCTGTAATGCAAGATGGGGTTTCACATTGGTACCTACCTAAACAAGAAGTAGTTGAGGCTAATGAAGAATTAGTAAGGTTAGCAATAGATTACTGTGAAAAGAAAGGATACAGTTATTCAACTGGCAGGGTTATTTCTACAAGTGCTATGCTGTTGGAAACAGATGAAATGGCAAATGGATGGGCTAATAAGGGTTATTCAGGTGTTGATATGGAGACTGCAACAACATTAGCAATTGCAAAGAAATTCAATAAAAAGGCAATTGGTTTGTTAAACTTGTCAGACCATATAATCAAAGGAGATACACTTTATTCATACACCGAAGATAGAGAAACACTAGAAATGGATACGGATGACAAAATTAGAGATGTTGCATTATACCTCACCTCTCATCAAAAGTAG
- a CDS encoding YjcZ family sporulation protein: MGCQSNESFVLIVVLFILLIIVGASFYS; encoded by the coding sequence ATGGGATGTCAAAGTAATGAAAGTTTTGTTTTGATTGTTGTATTATTTATTCTTTTGATTATTGTTGGTGCATCTTTCTACTCCTAA
- a CDS encoding NAD(P)/FAD-dependent oxidoreductase, with translation MDIAIMGAGLSGLACAITLEKNGVTPTIYEKRSKVGDRFVNGEALLSIFTRPVHDCVESFSEKYGIYLKPTSNIQKIEFFSKNEMAIIEGQLGFTNIRGREQDSFEKQLEEQTKSSIHFNSDETYEQLIRKHSHVVMATGDGAYAKKTRNFREDLTVSIKGVTVEGTFDRYTVLTWIDYDLAPFGYCYLIPFSEKEANISIAIPDLPENEAVNINNLWSVFHEKVRSQLKQELPITDQFQITGYPIGICKSGRIGNTFHVGNCFGTTMPFMGYGQYASILSGIYAAYDLCGLGKYEELMKPLRQSYQDSIVLRRSMEQLSNKGLDLIIYSLQGYWGEKLFHTKRISPLKVASYLLRPYIKMKKEGTR, from the coding sequence ATGGATATTGCTATCATGGGGGCTGGCCTCTCCGGTTTGGCCTGTGCTATTACGCTTGAAAAAAATGGTGTTACGCCAACGATATATGAAAAACGGAGTAAAGTAGGGGATCGTTTTGTTAACGGAGAGGCGCTGCTGTCTATTTTCACAAGACCAGTTCATGATTGTGTTGAATCATTTTCAGAAAAATATGGGATTTATCTTAAACCGACTTCGAACATCCAGAAGATAGAGTTTTTTTCAAAGAATGAAATGGCAATTATAGAAGGTCAGTTAGGTTTCACGAATATTCGTGGTAGGGAACAAGATTCATTTGAAAAACAGCTAGAAGAACAAACGAAATCATCAATTCACTTTAATTCAGATGAAACATATGAACAATTGATTCGTAAACATTCACATGTGGTGATGGCAACTGGAGACGGTGCTTATGCAAAGAAGACACGAAATTTTAGAGAAGACTTAACTGTTTCGATAAAAGGGGTGACAGTTGAAGGGACGTTTGACCGTTATACTGTCTTGACTTGGATTGATTATGACTTAGCACCTTTTGGGTACTGCTATCTTATTCCATTTTCAGAGAAAGAAGCAAATATCTCAATAGCTATCCCAGACTTACCTGAAAATGAAGCTGTAAACATCAACAATTTATGGAGCGTTTTTCACGAAAAAGTCCGTTCTCAGTTAAAGCAGGAATTACCAATAACCGATCAGTTCCAAATTACTGGTTACCCAATAGGAATTTGTAAGTCAGGGCGGATAGGAAATACATTTCACGTTGGAAATTGTTTTGGTACTACGATGCCCTTTATGGGATATGGACAGTATGCATCTATATTAAGTGGAATTTATGCAGCTTATGATTTGTGCGGTTTAGGGAAGTATGAGGAACTAATGAAACCACTTCGTCAGAGCTATCAAGATTCAATTGTTTTAAGAAGGTCGATGGAGCAATTATCAAATAAGGGATTGGATCTAATTATTTACTCACTCCAAGGCTACTGGGGAGAAAAGTTGTTCCATACGAAGCGCATTAGCCCACTGAAAGTTGCAAGCTATTTACTTCGCCCCTATATAAAAATGAAAAAAGAAGGGACCAGATAA
- a CDS encoding DUF2200 domain-containing protein: MTKHKIYTMSFASVYPHYVKKAEKKGRTKTEVDEIICWLTGYSQDELDAQLEKQTDFETFFAEAPKLNPFRALIKGVICGIRVEDIEEPTMQEIRYLDKMIDELAKGKAMEKILRK, from the coding sequence ATGACCAAGCATAAGATTTATACAATGAGCTTCGCAAGTGTCTATCCCCATTATGTTAAGAAGGCTGAGAAGAAAGGTCGTACAAAAACAGAAGTCGATGAAATTATCTGTTGGTTGACAGGCTATAGCCAGGACGAATTAGATGCGCAACTTGAGAAACAGACAGACTTTGAGACCTTCTTTGCGGAAGCACCCAAACTAAATCCTTTCCGGGCTTTGATCAAAGGAGTGATCTGTGGTATCCGAGTGGAAGACATCGAAGAACCGACTATGCAAGAAATTCGTTATTTGGATAAAATGATTGATGAATTAGCAAAAGGAAAAGCGATGGAGAAAATTTTGCGGAAATAG